Genomic DNA from Candidatus Scalindua japonica:
ACTATTAACAGCATTAAATTTAATTCTCTATATTTTCAAGGATATATAATATTAACTGAGGTAAAGCATGAAAGCAATCAACCTTTCAGAAAAGGTGTATGACAAATTAAAAATCATTGAAGGGAAGGAAATCGATGAAAAAATTTTTCACCTCCTAGAAACCAATGCTCTTTTGCGACTAAAGGAATGTGAAGAGCAAATATTCAGATTTGAAGCCAGATATGGGATGGATTATAAAGACTTCAAGACCGCTTGGGAGAAAGGAGCTATAAAACGTAAGCGTTCTCATCCGGTAGAGAGAGATTTTATGGAATGGGAAGGATTTGAGTCGGAAAGGAAAAAGTGGCTAAATACCTTGAAAGAAATTAAAGATTAAGCATGTATGCAAATATAGATGATTTTGTAGAAGATCTTAACAAGTTAAAAAAGGAATATTTGCCAAATTCAGAATTAGAAACTGTTTATAAAAGAACAGACAAAGTAAGCATTCGTATCACAATATCTTCTTCTATCTTTATTGATGTTTATGCTAACATAGAAAATAATAGATACGATCTTAGTTTAATCAAGGATAATCAAAGGGTATTCGGTTATGATAACTTAGAAAGTTGGCATTATCACCCTTTGAACAAACAAGACGACCATATTGAAATTGACGAACCTTCCTTTAATAAAATTTTCAATGAACTTACTAATCTAATTCATATTTTATGAGTTTTCTAACAGATGGTTCCATACCTGATTTTTTTTTAGCTAACTAATGGTTACTATTATTATTAATAGATTTAGGTAGTCACGATGAAGTATATTAATAAAGTAAAACAGAGTGCCTATCACCTCAATTACTCAATCCTGCGTCTCTATCTATTAACTATAATTCAAAAGCCATGAACTATCAGCAATCTCCTATGAACAAATAACTATGTCTTTGCCGTATTCTGCTTTCAAAGTGACCACTATTTTCCTTGTATTACATTCTGACTGTTAGGATGAATATCAAAGTTAAAAAAGCTACCTACTCCCCTCAACATACTCTAGTGCTTAGTTGCGAGAACTGGCCTTTTTTCCGAAAAATCTCTTTTCGCTCGTTTCCTCGTGATAAAATGCACCTTCATATTCAATGCGCAATTGCCTTGTCATACCAAAACAATATCATATCACTTTATTTATGTCAATATGTTGTTCACTATTCAAGATGTGACACCATGACCTGCTAACCACTGCATGCTTTTCGATATATTTGGTCTGTTGGTCCTGAGCAATAAATGATAGTGATTGCCCATGAGTACATATGCAAAGATGTCAACAGAAAACCTTGCAGACATTTCACCAAGTATTTCTGTAAACAAGCTACGGTCTTTATCATCCCGGAAAATCTCTTTTCGCTCGTTCCCTCGCGATAGAACGTGATAAAATGCACCCTCATATTCAATGCGCAATTGCCTTGTCATAGCGAGACAATATCATATCACTTTATTTATGTCAACACGTTATTCACTATTCAAGATGTGACACCATGACCCAACACATAGACACGGAAGATCCTCCAATGGCAAAGAGATTCAAGGCAATAATGACACGTCGTCCTTCAGTTGAGCGGATGATAAAGCGCTTGAAGTGTGATATTGGTGATGATCGTTTAAGCAAGAGAGGGAATCTTGCGTTTCAGGCATACCTGGACAAGACGATGATTGCTTTTCATCTGTTGTTACAGAATTAAATTGGTGATTTTTAAAGTAAAAACAAAAACCGTAGGAGAGGTGTTTTCAAATTTGCAAATTATCTCCATTGTTGGTGCTGTGCAGTTTTATACTGTCTTCTTTTAACGTAATTTTGAAGTACGATTGAAAAAAATTTTTGCATCAAGCGCTTTTCGTGCGAGTTTATGCGGAGGCTCTATAGAGCAGAGACAGCTATGGCAACAATGATCGAGCCAAAACTATCACAGAGGAAGACAACAAGGGTGTTGTTACGGCAGATATTTTCGACAGAAGTAGACATTGAACCAGACAGAGAAAACAAGATATTAAATGTATCACTTCATAGTCTAAGCAATGAGAGGTCAAACAAAATAGCACTTAAACTTTGCAAGCAACTCAATGAAATAGAAACAGTTTTTCCTGGCACAGAAATGCGGCTTGTTTACAAATTGGTCTCCTTGTAAAGTCACCGAAGTCAGGATGTGTGATCTTACGGTCATCATCACCTGCGAATATTGATTTCCTTGCATTTCCTCTGGATGTTACATGATATAAAGCGCCATCATATTCTATTCTTAATGGTCTGGCCATCTAGGATGTATATCATATAATTAATGAATTATCAATATTAAAGACCTGACCCCTTTTTTTTTTAACAAGAAAGTGCTAAAAGATATTTATCATTTTCAATGAGAAATGATTTGAACCTCCCCTGAAATAAATGCCCGCTACGACTATGCCTTATGTTAAACCGTCGTGTATAGGTAACTCCTAACCACTGCATGCTTTTCGATATATTTGGTCTGTTAATCCTGAGCAATAGATGATAGTGATTGCTCATAAGTACATATGCAAAGATATCAACGGAAAACCTTGCAGACATTTCCCCCATTATTTCGGTAAACAAACTACGGTCTTTATCATCACGGAAAATCTCTTTCCGCTCGTTCCCTCGCGATAGAACGTGATAAAATGCACCCTCATATTCAATGCGCAATTGCCTTGTCATACCGAGACAATATCATATCACTTTATTTATGTCAACGCGTTATTCACTATTCAAGATGTGACACCACGACTACTGCTCCCTCAGAGTACAATAATATTATTTTTGAACGTTCTACCCTTTGGGCAGTTT
This window encodes:
- a CDS encoding transposase — protein: MTRQLRIEYEGAFYHVLSRGNERKEIFRDDKDRSLFTEIMGEMSARFSVDIFAYVLMSNHYHLLLRINRPNISKSMQWLGVTYTRRFNIRHSRSGHLFQGRFKSFLIENDKYLLALSC
- a CDS encoding putative transposase; its protein translation is MIEPKLSQRKTTRVLLRQIFSTEVDIEPDRENKILNVSLHSLSNERSNKIALKLCKQLNEIETVFPGTEMRLVYKLVSL
- a CDS encoding transposase; this encodes MTRQLRIEYEGAFYHVLSRGNERKEIFRDDKDRSLFTEILGEMSARFSVDIFAYVLMGNHYHLLLRTNRPNISKSMQWLAGHGVTS